A section of the Psychrilyobacter piezotolerans genome encodes:
- a CDS encoding YibE/F family protein — protein sequence MTKHKKILIVMVVISIIGIIYTSLAVNKNFGVQKYFNYEFVDGEVLSIKEETINPDPLIPGRYVGKQKIEVKILEGIHKDQVYSVINVLSNRHNIFAKPGMKAIFTIREKDGKEHVWFYNYKMDRYIYILIGLFCLTLLVFGRLSGAKSILSLVFTGVIIIFVLIPIIFRGGNPIPWAILLCSIITVVTFLLIGDFNRKTYSAILGTIAGVMISGAISYTFGSLSKLTGIHMEKGEQILYLAADYHVKINGLMFTSILIASLGAINDVAMSIASSCNELCKRNPDIHLDDLFISLMDIGKDIMGTMTNTLILAFTGSSLNLMLMIWGFQMNTKQFINMPVIAIELIQALSGSIGIVLTVPITASISVYLIKKKGGLFLKRKKKLNSAINF from the coding sequence ATGACAAAACATAAAAAAATACTAATAGTTATGGTGGTTATATCTATTATAGGAATAATCTATACATCACTAGCAGTAAATAAAAATTTCGGAGTACAGAAATATTTTAACTATGAATTTGTAGATGGGGAAGTTTTATCTATAAAGGAAGAAACTATAAATCCAGATCCATTGATTCCCGGAAGATATGTGGGGAAACAAAAGATAGAGGTTAAGATATTGGAAGGGATCCATAAAGATCAGGTGTATAGCGTGATAAATGTGTTGAGCAACAGACATAATATATTTGCTAAACCAGGGATGAAAGCTATATTCACAATTAGGGAGAAAGATGGAAAGGAACATGTGTGGTTCTATAACTATAAAATGGATCGATATATTTATATATTGATCGGATTATTTTGTTTAACATTGCTTGTTTTTGGGCGTTTAAGCGGAGCTAAATCGATACTGTCTCTTGTGTTTACAGGAGTAATTATAATATTTGTTCTCATCCCTATAATATTTAGAGGGGGCAACCCAATCCCTTGGGCAATATTATTGTGTTCGATAATAACGGTTGTAACATTTTTATTAATAGGTGATTTTAACAGAAAAACCTATTCGGCTATACTGGGAACTATTGCAGGGGTGATGATCTCAGGGGCAATCTCCTACACCTTTGGAAGTTTATCCAAGTTGACGGGGATCCATATGGAAAAAGGAGAACAGATTTTATATTTGGCAGCGGACTACCATGTGAAGATAAACGGCCTCATGTTTACCTCTATACTGATAGCATCTTTAGGGGCTATCAATGATGTGGCCATGTCTATTGCATCATCGTGTAATGAACTGTGTAAAAGAAATCCGGATATTCACCTGGATGACCTCTTTATCTCCCTCATGGACATAGGAAAAGATATAATGGGTACCATGACCAATACATTGATTTTGGCATTTACCGGAAGTTCACTGAATCTAATGCTGATGATATGGGGATTTCAAATGAATACTAAGCAGTTTATAAATATGCCGGTGATAGCAATAGAACTTATCCAGGCGTTGTCCGGAAGTATTGGAATAGTGTTGACGGTCCCTATAACTGCCAGTATTTCGGTCTATCTCATAAAGAAAAAAGGCGGATTATTTTTAAAAAGGAAAAAAAAGTTAAATTCTGCAATAAATTTTTAA
- a CDS encoding 5'-nucleotidase C-terminal domain-containing protein gives MKKFLIATLITSIFMACNSNDVPVEKKEPVKMEVTERVVTHEVIVKGEEDLAEQTIRVAATSDVHGRIYPYDYAIDGKDDDAGLAKVSTIVNALRAENPNMILMDDGDTVQDNSSELFNDLEVHPMIEAMNSIGYDIWTLGNHEFNFEKEFVERNISNFNGTVLSANIKNKKDGSNFVNPYQIFNINGARVAVVGVIPPYVPMWESSSPSHFKGLEFNKILESVQETVKELDGQYDILVGSFHMGREDEYGGAGIYDLANKVPEFDVIFGGHEHAKYVENINDTPIVEPGFAGWAVSKADIHIKKEDGKWVITGIDVENIQTKTIKADQKILDEFKGIDAQSKAVANTVIGEVSETFIARPDFITGEDKVTTMPTAQLQPNAVIDLINDVQLKYADADVSSAAFFKAEANLKAGKFHNKDVANIYKYANTLVGVNMTGENLLKFMEWSMSYYNTWNEGDVTISFNEDIRGYNYDMFAGVDYKVDLSKDAGNRVVNPTINGEPIDPAKTYRVAVNNYRFGTLTKNGWAKPEDKYYDSYETMQDAGRIRDLIIRYTREEKNGKLVPVVHNNWEIIGVKLDYPERDAIYEMISEGEIVIPRSADGRTLNVKSINLKDYVVAEEIAAYTVKAGDTLGGIANKFDLEISEILKENKNIKNADLIRTGEELIIPAN, from the coding sequence ATGAAAAAGTTTTTAATCGCAACACTGATAACAAGTATTTTTATGGCTTGTAATTCAAATGATGTGCCGGTAGAAAAGAAAGAACCGGTAAAAATGGAGGTGACAGAGAGGGTAGTAACCCATGAAGTCATTGTAAAAGGTGAGGAAGATCTAGCTGAACAAACTATCAGAGTAGCAGCAACTTCCGATGTACATGGTAGAATTTATCCCTATGATTATGCAATAGATGGTAAAGATGATGATGCAGGTTTAGCAAAAGTATCGACTATTGTTAATGCCTTAAGAGCAGAGAATCCAAATATGATACTGATGGATGATGGAGATACAGTTCAGGATAACTCATCGGAATTATTCAATGACCTTGAAGTGCATCCAATGATAGAAGCTATGAACAGCATAGGTTACGATATTTGGACTTTAGGAAATCATGAATTTAACTTTGAAAAAGAATTTGTAGAGAGAAATATATCTAACTTTAATGGGACTGTACTTTCGGCTAATATCAAAAATAAAAAAGACGGATCAAACTTCGTAAATCCATATCAAATTTTTAATATAAATGGAGCCAGAGTAGCTGTTGTAGGAGTTATCCCTCCATATGTACCTATGTGGGAATCATCTTCTCCTAGTCATTTTAAGGGATTGGAGTTCAACAAGATATTGGAATCTGTACAAGAGACCGTGAAAGAATTAGATGGCCAGTATGATATCTTAGTTGGATCTTTTCATATGGGAAGGGAAGATGAATATGGCGGAGCCGGGATCTATGATCTGGCCAATAAAGTGCCTGAATTTGATGTGATATTCGGTGGACATGAACATGCTAAATATGTTGAAAATATAAATGATACTCCAATTGTAGAACCTGGATTTGCAGGTTGGGCAGTATCCAAAGCTGATATCCATATAAAAAAAGAAGACGGAAAATGGGTTATCACAGGGATAGATGTGGAAAATATTCAAACTAAGACAATAAAAGCCGATCAAAAGATATTGGATGAATTTAAAGGTATAGATGCTCAGTCTAAAGCCGTGGCAAATACAGTGATTGGAGAAGTTAGTGAAACATTTATAGCCAGACCAGACTTTATCACAGGTGAAGACAAGGTAACTACCATGCCTACAGCCCAGTTACAGCCAAATGCTGTAATAGACCTGATAAATGATGTGCAGTTAAAGTATGCAGATGCAGATGTATCATCAGCGGCATTCTTTAAGGCAGAAGCCAATTTAAAAGCAGGAAAATTCCATAATAAAGATGTAGCTAATATCTATAAATATGCAAATACTCTGGTTGGAGTAAATATGACCGGAGAAAACTTACTTAAGTTTATGGAGTGGTCCATGTCATACTATAACACTTGGAATGAAGGGGATGTAACGATCTCATTCAATGAAGACATAAGAGGGTATAACTATGATATGTTTGCAGGGGTAGACTATAAGGTGGACCTGTCTAAAGATGCGGGAAATAGGGTAGTTAATCCAACAATCAACGGTGAACCTATCGATCCGGCTAAGACATATAGGGTTGCGGTAAACAACTATAGATTTGGTACTCTAACTAAGAACGGCTGGGCAAAACCTGAAGATAAATACTACGATTCATATGAAACTATGCAGGATGCAGGAAGAATAAGAGATCTGATTATCAGATATACCAGGGAAGAAAAAAATGGAAAATTAGTGCCTGTCGTGCATAACAATTGGGAAATAATTGGTGTTAAATTAGATTATCCAGAAAGAGATGCTATCTATGAGATGATTAGTGAAGGAGAAATCGTTATTCCTAGATCAGCTGATGGAAGAACACTTAATGTTAAATCTATCAATTTAAAAGATTATGTCGTTGCAGAAGAAATTGCAGCGTATACAGTGAAAGCAGGGGACACTTTAGGAGGTATAGCTAATAAATTTGACCTTGAAATTTCTGAAATTTTAAAGGAAAATAAAAATATTAAAAATGCAGATCTAATAAGAACTGGGGAAGAGTTAATAATTCCTGCAAATTAA